The DNA window CGCCGGCGGCTGCTGCGGCAATACGCCGGAACACATTGCAGCCATCGCCAAGGCACTGGATGGCAGACATCCGCGTGAAGTGCGGTCCGTGACCACAGCGGTGAGTGTGAGCGTACCTGAGTCGATCGCACCGCGGCCGCTTCGGCTCTCCGGATCGCAACCCTTTACCCAGCAGCCCGGAGTCTACATCATGATCGGGGAGCGGACCAATGTGGCCGGCTCGCCGAAATTTGCCAAGCTGATCAAAGAAGGCAAGTACGAAGAAGCCGTCAGCATCGCCCGGCAACAGGTGGAGAACGGCGCCAATGTGATCGACATCTGCATGGATGAGGGCATGATCGATGGCGTTGCGGCGATGACTCGTTATCTGCAATTGCTGGCGAGTGAGCCCGAGGTGGCCAAGGTTCCGTTCATGGTCGATTCCTCGAAATGGGAAGTGATCGAGGCGGGCCTCAAATGCCTGCAGGGCAAGGGGATTGTGAATTCGATCTCGCTCAAAGAGGGCGAAGACAAGTTCCGGCAGAACGCAGCGACGGTGCGGCAATATGGCGCGGCTGTGGTGGTGATGGCGTTTGATGAGCAAGGCCAGGCTGCCACCTACGAGGACAAGATCCGGATCTGCGAACGCGCTTATCGGATTCTGGTGGACGAGGTCGGCTTAGCGCCCGAGGACATCATCTTCGATCCGAATATCCTCACGGTTGCGACCGGCATGGAGGAGCACAACAACTACGCTCTGGACTTCATCAACGCCACGCGCTGGATCAAAGCGAATCTGCCGCATGCCAAGGTCAGCGGTGGTGTTTCGAATATCTCGTTCAGCTTCCGCGGGAACAACAAGGTGCGCGAGGCAATGCACTCAGCCTTCCTCTACCATGCGATCGCCGCCGGTATGGACATGGGCATTGTGAATGCGGGCATGCTCGAGGTGTACGAGGAGATTGAACCCGAGTTGAAGGTGCTGGTAGAAGACGTTCTGCTGAACCGCCGTCCCGACGCGACCGAGCGCTTAGTGGAGCATGGCGAACTGCTGAAGGCCGCCAACACCGACACCGTCGTGACAGAGAAGAAGGCGGAAGAGTGGCGGAACGGGACGGTTGAGGAACGGCTGGCCCACGCCCTCGTCAAAGGCATCGACACTTACATCGATGTCGATACGGAGGAAGCACGCCTGAAGTTGGGCCGTCCCCTGCTGGTGATCGAGGGGCCGCTCATGGCAGGCATGAGCGTGGTGGGCGATCTGTTTGGTGCCGGCAAGATGTTTCTGCCGCAGGTGGTCAAGTCTGCCCGCGTGATGAAGAAGTCGGTGGCCTACCTGACTCCGTTCATGGAGGCCGAGAAGGCTTCGATGGCGGCGGCAGGACAAGTAGTAAAGACCCAGGGCAAGATCGTGCTCGCCACAGTCAAGGGCGACGTACACGACATCGGCAAGAACATCGTCGGCGTTGTGCTGGCCTGCAATAACTATGAAGTAATCGACATGGGCGTGATGGTGCCCTGTGAAAAGATTCTCGAGCGCGCCAAGGCAGAGAAGGCGGATGTGATCGGGCTCAGCGGCCTGATTACGCCGTCCTTGGACGAGATGGTGCATGTGGCCCGCGAGATGGAACGGCAAGGCTTCAAGTTACCGCTGCTCATTGGCGGCGCCACAACCAGCCGGGCGCACACAGCGATCAAGATCGCGCCGCATTATAGCGAGCCGGTCGTCCATGTGCTCGACGCCAGCCGGGCCGTACCGGTAACCACCAGCCTGCTCAGCGAAGACGGCAAGCCTGCCTTTGTCAAGCAGCACCGCTCGGACTACGAAGCACTGCGCAAGTCGCACGCCGCACCCCGACAGAGTGCCGTCCCACTCGAGACCGCTCGCAGCAGACGGACGCCAATCGAGTGGCGGACCGAAGACATTCCCCAGCCGGAGTTCACCGGCGTGCGTGTCCTGGAGGACTTCCCCCTCGCCACCCTGCGCGACTACATCGACTGGTCTCCGTTCTTCCACACCTGGGGACTCAAGGGAATCTATCCGCGTATCTTCGATCATGAAGCGCATGGCGCACAGGCACGCCAGATCTTCAATGAAGGCAACGCCTTGCTCGACCGGATCATTGCAGAGAAGCTGATTACGGCACGCGGCGTCTATGGTCTTTTCCCGGCCAGCGCCATCGGCGACGATGTAGAGCTCTATACGGACAACACGCGTACAAGGGTACTGGAGCAATTCCACTTTCTGCGCCAGCAGGTGAATCGCGAAGGCAGCGAGCCGTGCCGTTCTCTCGCCGACTTCATCGCGCCGAAGGAAACAGGCTTGCCCGATCACATCGGCGCGTTTGCAGTCACGACCGGGATCGGCCTGAAGGAATTGTGCGATCGCTTCCGCGCCGAGAATGACGATTACAACGCGATCATGGCCGAAGCGCTCGCCGATCGTCTGGCAGAAGCCTTTGCCGAATGCCTGCACAAGCGGGTGCGCGAGGAATGGGGCTACGGACGCGCGGAAGCGCTGAGCAACGAAGAGCTCATCGAGGAGAAGTACCGGGGCATCCGCCCAGCGGCTGGCTATCCAGCCTGCCCCGACCACACCGAGAAGGGACCGCTCTGGAGCCTGCTCGATGTGGAGGCAAAGACGGGGATTCGCATTACGGAATCCTTTGCGATGTGGCCCGGCTCAAGCGTCAGCGGGCTTTACTTTGCCCACCCGGAATCCCGCTACTTCAGCCTCGGCAAGATCGATCGCGACCAGGTACTCGACTACCACGAACGCAAGGGCATGAGCGTTGCGGAGGTGGAGCGATGGCTTGGCCCGAACCTGAACTACGAGCCGTCCGCTTAAATAGCTTCGCCCGACAAACGCCGGATCAACGTGGAGACGCCGTGCGCTAGCGCAAAAGACGCCGTGACGGAGGCCGGGCTGAGCAGCCCGAGTCCGCAGGTGGCTGTGATCAGGGCGCGTTGCGCCAGTTCTTGCGGGTCAGCAGCCAGTGAGGCGGCGGCCAGCCAGCGGGTGAAGAGACTCAGCGGATCGAGGTCTTCGAGGCTCTGCCAGGTGGGAACCATCCCGTAGGCCACGCTTCCCCCCTGGTGTACGAAGGCCAGCGCATGCCGGTCTGTAAAGAAGGACTCGAGACCAAGGTGAGCATCAAAAGAGAGGATGTCCGGCTTCACGCGGCACATCCGCTCGAAAGGATGGGCGGCACAGCAATGCAGCCCGGCCCAGGCGCCGCGCGCCCGCGCATCCTCAAGCGTGACAGCCAAAGCACTGAGGCGCTTCTCCTCCGGGACGGCGCCGGGGGCGTCCAGACACAAAGCAGGCTCGTCAAGAAAGAGCAGCACCGGAACGCCAAAGCCTTTCAAGCGATCCACCTGCCAGCAGATCATTTGCGAGACATGGAAGGCAATGGCGGCAAAGAGCGCCGGATCGGACAGGAAGGGGCGGCCTTGGTGGAATAGATAGGTGGCCAGGGTGATAGGTCCCTCGATCTGCCCTTTGATCGCGCGCGCGGCGGGAAACTGCCCTGCGGTCCAGGCCTTCTCCAAGGCGTCAAAACCGGCCGCGTTGGTGGTGGTCAAGTGTCCATCGCTGCGGTGTAGCAGGGCGACCACGGCATCGATCCGGCCCTCTTTCACCTGATAGCCGTAGCCTTCCGCGCGGGGCTCCAGCAGATCGAACAGCATTCCAAGCCCTTGGGCAATCGCGCTTTCACGCTCGCTCCGCTGCGGGAGTTGTGGCCAGAAAGGGATTTCAGGAGAAGACTGCGCTACCGCGTGAAGGGCCGTAGCCGCATTTAGAAAAGGCAGGCTGCCGATACCGGTTACGGCACCAGCCGGACGGAAGGAATGGCGAGGGAGAACGCTGATGCTCCAACGGTATCATGATCGATTTTGCCCCAGGCGCGCGGGCACAAAAGAAAAGGCCAACTCCGAAGAGTTGGCCTTTCTGTAGGAATCAGCGATCCAACTACGGCTTGAGGATCTTGACGCGGATGTCCTTGTACATTGTTGTCGAACCCGGATCGTGAGCCTGGAAAGCAAAGGTGTCGCCGGCGCCAATGACGCGGCCGGGGTTGCCCTTGGGGCCGGCCCAATCGTCGGGCTGTGTCCAGTCGGCGATCTTCTTACCATTGATGAAGGTCTGGACATGCTTACCCTGGACGATGATCGTTTGGGTGTACCAGACGTTATCGGGAACAGATTCCTTGACGTCCTGGACGTTGTACAGGCCGCCGCTCTTCTTCCAGTCGCCGTGCGTGTTGTTGACCTGCACCTCAAACCCCGTTTCCGGGAAACCCGTGGGCTGATACTTCGTGTGGAAGTAGATACCACCGTTGGAAACCGGCTTTGTCATCACACTGAGGCGGAGCTCAAAGTTCTTGAACGAGGCGGGCTTGCCCTTGAACAGGCCGGTGAAATAAAGATGGCAACGCTTGCCGCTGGCCACGATCGCACCGTCTTTGACGGAGAAGGAGTCTTCGTTTTCCTTCGACTTGGTCCAACCGGTGAGGTCCTTGCCATTGAACAGAGAGGTAAAGCCCTTCTCAGGCTTGAAAGGTTTGTCGGAAGGATCCGCAGCAAACAATGCCGAAGCGCAGACGAGTGCGCTGAACAGATAAACAAATCGCATGAATTGAATTTATCAGGCTTGGCCCTCGATTAGGAATCGCCTTTTTCAGCTATAGACGCAGGCCTGGATACAGAAGATGATTCCGGCAACAGGCGTGCGTGTTGAATCCCCCGCCGTAGAACTTCGCGAAGGCATCCCAGCGCCCACCGACATAATAGATGTTGCCTTGCGGATTCATGCCGCGCGGCAAAGCGCGGTTCCGGTAAATGATGCTCTTTGGAGGCACCCACATCGAGCCTCCCGCCACACCATCAAGATCCAAAATCCTCTCGGAGAGAGCGGCAGCTCCGATGGCCTGGGTTTGAAAATTCTGGTGCGGAATCCACCCATTGCTGAAGCTGGAGCTGACGATCGAACTGGAGAAAAAAGTGTCCCGCAGCGCCAGCGGATCCAACTGCTGGATCACGGCGGTGATCACATCGTCGACCACCTTCTTCCATTGCAAAAGAAAGCTCCCAAGGTCTTTCGCCTGGCTGTTGCGGTAAAAGGGTAACACCAGAATCTGGTCAGCCCGGGCCGCAGCCATCTGCCCTCCGATCACGCTGGTGTAGTCGTCCCAAAGTTGCGCCCAACTGGAGAACTCGTCATAACCGGGATCGAGATAGCCGCCCTGCCAGGGGCTCGGTGTGAAGTTCAGATGCGGGGTCAGCGAGGCACTCAGGTTGGCCGCCGTGGGGATGACCACGCCAAACCACTGGATGGAAGAGGACTCGTGGCGCACTAGCTTTCGGATGTAGTTGGTGGCCACCGTCATCGCGCGAAGCTTTCCGGTGCCGCCCACGCTCTGCGGTTCGGCGACGATGGCACCGGCTTCGACTTTGTCCGGCTTACCGCCGGGATTCGGCATCACGGTTGCGCCGCCCGTCACCACGGAGGGCCGCCCGGGCTCCCGGGCGAGCTGATTCATCAGACGGAGCGTACCGCCATCGGGATCGATCACCCCATCAATGCGGGGGCGGCGATTCGTGGTTTGGAAGCGAATGATCTGCGCCGTCAGTTCCAGAATCAGGGCATTTCGATCTGTTGGCCAGAGGCCGCCAATCTCCATCGAGCCGCCCTGCGCCACCGGAATCCGATCAAAGAGCGCAGTCACCTGATTCAGGTCGCGGGCCAGATTCGGCATCGTACTCCGCCCATCGCGAATTCCAACCGCCGCATCGATCCGTACCTGAGCCATCGTGTCCTCTCCGCAAGTCTCTCGTTAGCTCTTGGCTGCGAGCGTCGCGATGTCGATCACAAACCGGTACTTCACATCGCTCTTTAGCATCCGCTCATAGGCTTCGTTGATCTTCTGGATCGGAATGAGTTCGATGTCGGAGGTGATGTTGTGTTCCGCACAGAAATCAAGCATCTCCTGGGTCTCCGGGATGCCGCCAATCAACGAACCCGCAAGCGCGCGACGCCGGAAGATCAGGTTGAAGACTTGCGGCGAAGGATGTGGCGAATCAGGCGCGCCCACCAGACACATTGTTCCGTCGCGCTTCAACAGGGTGAGGAAGGCATCCAGATTGTGAGGAGCGGCAACGGTGTTGAGGATGAAGTCGAAGCTGCCTAGATGCTGCTTCATCTGCGCCTCGTCCTTTGAGATCACCACTTCGTCCGCGCCCAGCCGTTTGCCGTCTGCCACCTTGCTGGCTGAAGTAGTAAAAAGCACAGTGTGAGCACCAAAAGCATGAGCGAATTTGACGCCCATGTGGCCGAGTCCGCCCAGCCCCACGATCCCCACCTTACTGCCTTTTCCCACTTTCCAGTGCCGCAATGGCGAGTAGGTGGTGATCCCGGCACAAAGGAGGGGCGCGGTGGCCGCCAGATCGAGCTTGCTCGAGATGTGCAGCACAAAGTCCTCATCCACCACAATCCGGTTCGAGTAGCCACCGTAGGTGACGCCCCCCGAATGCTTGTCAGGAGCGTTGTAGGTGAAAATGGTGCCCCCCACATCGCAATACTGTTCCAGCCCTTCCTGGCAACTGGCGCAAGTGCGGCACGAATCCACCATGCAGCCCACTCCAGCGAGCGCGCCGGCCTTGAACTTCTTCACTTGGGAGCCGACCGCAGTCACCTTCCCGACAATCTCGTGACCAGGCACCACCGGAAAAACCGTACCGCCCCACTCGTCACGAACCGTGTGGAGGTCGGAATGGCAAACACCGCAATACAGGATTTCGATTTGGACATCCCGCGGGCCGGGCTCGCGCCGGTCAAGCGCAAAAGGGACAAGCGGGGAAGTCGTACTATGAGCAGCGAAAGCAAGAGTATGGGACATATCGGATTCTCCTCTTTAGAGCGTTCCAGAAAAAGAACGTTGCATCAAAACTGTATCCAGCCAGGTATCGAACTTAAAGCCGACATGGCGCAGAGTGCCCACATGCGTGAAGCCGAAGTGCTCGTGGAGACGAATGGAGGCGTAGTTCGAGCTGCCACCGATCACCGCGATCATTTCACGGCAACCGAGCGCCTCGCAGCGGAGCAGCAAGTCTGACAGCAGCAGTTTGCCAATGCCCTGCCCGGTTGCGGTGTGCGCGACGTAGATGGAGTCCTCCATCGTGAAGCGATAGGCAGGCCGCAGGCGGTAAGGGCCGGCGGAGCAGTAGCCGAGGATTTCCTCGTCTTCTGACTCCGCCACCAGATGCGGAAAATTGTGATCGAGAATCGCCGCCCGGCGGCGCATCATCTCGCGATGATCGGGAGCGTCCAGTTCAAAAGTGGCCGTTCCCGTCCGCACATAATGGGCATAGATCGCCGTGATGGCGGCAACATCCGCCTCGGTGGAAGGCCGGACTCTAGCGGAGAAGCCCACTTGAGCGCGTGGCCCAATCGAGCAGCCAGCCCGGAAAGATGCCGAAGCCAATCGTTGCGACCGCCGAGATCCACAACACCGCTTGGAGCGAGGTGGCAGGCGCCTCAAGAACAGGAGCATCTTCAGCGGCAGGCGTCATGTACATCGCAACAATGATGCGCAAGTAGTAGAAGGCAGCCACGGCGCTGGTGAGCAGGCCCAGTGCAGCCAGCCAATACAACTCGGCGTCGATCGCACTCTTGAAGATGTAGAACTTGCCAAAGAAGCCTGCCGTCAGCGGCAGGCCGATCAGCGAAGCGAGAAATACCGACATCAGAGCGGCGGTGAGCGGTTGCCGGGTGGCGAGGCCGTTGTAATCGGACAGATCGGTTTCAGGACGCATCGAGAGCACGGCAAAAGCGCCGGTATTCATGATCGCGTAAGCCGCCAGATAGAACAGCACGGCGCTGATGCCGAGCGAGGTATGAGCAGCAACGGCCACAAGAACATAACCGGCATTGGCGATGGCTGAATAACCGAGGATGCGCTTAATGTCGGTTTGCCAGAGAGCGGCAAAGTTGCCGATGATCATCGTGAGCAGAGCCACAACGCCCAGCAGCGGCAGCCAATGATCGGCCAGCGGTTCATAGGCGGTGAAGAAGACACGCAGCAAGGTAGCAAAAGCAGCGGCCTTCGGCGCGGCGCTCAAGAAGGCGCCCACTGGAGTGGGCGCGCCCTGGTAGACGTCGGGAGCCCAGCTCTGGAAGGGGAAAGCCGAGATCTTGAAGCAGAGGCCGGTAAGGATCAACGCGGCCGAGGCAGCGGTGAAGACCGGGTCGGGTGCGATGTCGGAATTGCCCAGAACAGCGGCAATCTGATTGAAATTCGTCGTGCCGGTAAGCCCGTAGGTCCAGGCGACACCGTAGAGCAGAAAGCCGGTGGCAAAGCTGCCGAGCAGGAAGTACTTCAGCGCCGATTCGTTCGAGCGTTTGTCGTCGCGCAGGTAGCCGGCCAGGATGTAGGAGGCGATGGAGGAGATTTCGAGGCCAATGAAGACCATCATCAGTTCATTCGCCGACACCATCACGGACTGGCCGAGAATCGAAAGCAGCATCAGCGAGTAGAACTCGCCGCCTTCGGCTTTGCGCTGGCGCAGGAAAGGGCTGGCGACAAGTACACACAGCGCACCGATTCCGATCACCAGAACACGGAAGTAGGTGGCAAAGGAATCGACCACCAGCATCTTATGAAAGGCGAGTCCTTCTGCCTGTCCGGCCACCAGGCTGGCGACTGCCGCCAGGGCAAGGCCGATGAGGGCCAGAAGAGGCATTCCCGGACGGGCATCGTGCTCGTCGTAGGCAGACTCCCAAAGCATGATCAGGGTGGCAAAGACGGCGAGGATCATCTCGGGCAGGAAGCGGAGGAGTTCC is part of the Bryobacter aggregatus MPL3 genome and encodes:
- a CDS encoding GNAT family N-acetyltransferase, translating into MGFSARVRPSTEADVAAITAIYAHYVRTGTATFELDAPDHREMMRRRAAILDHNFPHLVAESEDEEILGYCSAGPYRLRPAYRFTMEDSIYVAHTATGQGIGKLLLSDLLLRCEALGCREMIAVIGGSSNYASIRLHEHFGFTHVGTLRHVGFKFDTWLDTVLMQRSFSGTL
- the metH gene encoding methionine synthase: MTPADQHPLHQILKNRIAIIDGAMGTTIRTYGMTENDIRGQRFQDSKKDLLNNGDLFSLTQPKMICDIHRRFLEAGADIIETNTFGATSITQSEFFVDDPREHGGRKDPEFYQKIIDDRFLSNLAWEINEQSARQCREWADRVANATGRPRFVAGAIGPLTVSLSNSPDADDSGFRVITFDQVKKAYIEQVRALIAGGSDLLLVETIFDSLNAKAALVAIREVFDQDGTELPVMISAAVGRGGETMISAQTIEAFWNAVQHINPLSVGLNCSLGPDLMYPFLSELAEKSSAAVSCYPNAGLPNPLTPTGFDLEPADMGRFLGDFAHGGLINIAGGCCGNTPEHIAAIAKALDGRHPREVRSVTTAVSVSVPESIAPRPLRLSGSQPFTQQPGVYIMIGERTNVAGSPKFAKLIKEGKYEEAVSIARQQVENGANVIDICMDEGMIDGVAAMTRYLQLLASEPEVAKVPFMVDSSKWEVIEAGLKCLQGKGIVNSISLKEGEDKFRQNAATVRQYGAAVVVMAFDEQGQAATYEDKIRICERAYRILVDEVGLAPEDIIFDPNILTVATGMEEHNNYALDFINATRWIKANLPHAKVSGGVSNISFSFRGNNKVREAMHSAFLYHAIAAGMDMGIVNAGMLEVYEEIEPELKVLVEDVLLNRRPDATERLVEHGELLKAANTDTVVTEKKAEEWRNGTVEERLAHALVKGIDTYIDVDTEEARLKLGRPLLVIEGPLMAGMSVVGDLFGAGKMFLPQVVKSARVMKKSVAYLTPFMEAEKASMAAAGQVVKTQGKIVLATVKGDVHDIGKNIVGVVLACNNYEVIDMGVMVPCEKILERAKAEKADVIGLSGLITPSLDEMVHVAREMERQGFKLPLLIGGATTSRAHTAIKIAPHYSEPVVHVLDASRAVPVTTSLLSEDGKPAFVKQHRSDYEALRKSHAAPRQSAVPLETARSRRTPIEWRTEDIPQPEFTGVRVLEDFPLATLRDYIDWSPFFHTWGLKGIYPRIFDHEAHGAQARQIFNEGNALLDRIIAEKLITARGVYGLFPASAIGDDVELYTDNTRTRVLEQFHFLRQQVNREGSEPCRSLADFIAPKETGLPDHIGAFAVTTGIGLKELCDRFRAENDDYNAIMAEALADRLAEAFAECLHKRVREEWGYGRAEALSNEELIEEKYRGIRPAAGYPACPDHTEKGPLWSLLDVEAKTGIRITESFAMWPGSSVSGLYFAHPESRYFSLGKIDRDQVLDYHERKGMSVAEVERWLGPNLNYEPSA
- a CDS encoding NAD(P)-dependent alcohol dehydrogenase; this encodes MSHTLAFAAHSTTSPLVPFALDRREPGPRDVQIEILYCGVCHSDLHTVRDEWGGTVFPVVPGHEIVGKVTAVGSQVKKFKAGALAGVGCMVDSCRTCASCQEGLEQYCDVGGTIFTYNAPDKHSGGVTYGGYSNRIVVDEDFVLHISSKLDLAATAPLLCAGITTYSPLRHWKVGKGSKVGIVGLGGLGHMGVKFAHAFGAHTVLFTTSASKVADGKRLGADEVVISKDEAQMKQHLGSFDFILNTVAAPHNLDAFLTLLKRDGTMCLVGAPDSPHPSPQVFNLIFRRRALAGSLIGGIPETQEMLDFCAEHNITSDIELIPIQKINEAYERMLKSDVKYRFVIDIATLAAKS
- a CDS encoding 3-keto-disaccharide hydrolase, whose product is MRFVYLFSALVCASALFAADPSDKPFKPEKGFTSLFNGKDLTGWTKSKENEDSFSVKDGAIVASGKRCHLYFTGLFKGKPASFKNFELRLSVMTKPVSNGGIYFHTKYQPTGFPETGFEVQVNNTHGDWKKSGGLYNVQDVKESVPDNVWYTQTIIVQGKHVQTFINGKKIADWTQPDDWAGPKGNPGRVIGAGDTFAFQAHDPGSTTMYKDIRVKILKP
- a CDS encoding NADH-quinone oxidoreductase subunit N — encoded protein: MMPSGEELLRFLPEMILAVFATLIMLWESAYDEHDARPGMPLLALIGLALAAVASLVAGQAEGLAFHKMLVVDSFATYFRVLVIGIGALCVLVASPFLRQRKAEGGEFYSLMLLSILGQSVMVSANELMMVFIGLEISSIASYILAGYLRDDKRSNESALKYFLLGSFATGFLLYGVAWTYGLTGTTNFNQIAAVLGNSDIAPDPVFTAASAALILTGLCFKISAFPFQSWAPDVYQGAPTPVGAFLSAAPKAAAFATLLRVFFTAYEPLADHWLPLLGVVALLTMIIGNFAALWQTDIKRILGYSAIANAGYVLVAVAAHTSLGISAVLFYLAAYAIMNTGAFAVLSMRPETDLSDYNGLATRQPLTAALMSVFLASLIGLPLTAGFFGKFYIFKSAIDAELYWLAALGLLTSAVAAFYYLRIIVAMYMTPAAEDAPVLEAPATSLQAVLWISAVATIGFGIFPGWLLDWATRSSGLLR